Within the Centropristis striata isolate RG_2023a ecotype Rhode Island chromosome 23, C.striata_1.0, whole genome shotgun sequence genome, the region GCTGAGCGGGAACAGCCCCCCCTGGTGGGCGGAGTGCAGAGAGAACTGGGAGCCCCGGGACCAGCAGGAGGTCCGGCTCGTCTTCATCAGCAAGATGGGAACCGGGTAGGAGCtcacctgcaggaggagggggcAGATTTCACATTTACTACCCTTTAAGGccataaagcaaaaaaaaattcacttacaaaaaaacgataacgataaaaaagttgcagattaatatttttttctacttttttctgcataaacctcttaaacaacttctaccctgctcaaaactaccaaatgtttaaacgtttttggcattttaaccctttaaatttGATTGCACGgtttcactgatgttttttatgaaaaaaacaacaacaaaaaaaaaacacaaaaatgtagttattttccatataataaataattttttggctggggcattggtttttatcccagtcttggatatgtcaaagattaagaacaaaattgattttgatgcattttttgtgtgtcagatttaaaatttacTACCCGTTAAGGCCATTAAAgccaaaaatgtccacttccaaaaaaaagctataaaaacttaacagattaatattttcttctacttttttctgcataaacctcttaaacaacttccgccctgctcaaaactaccaaatgtctaaacattttgggcattttaacccttCAAATGCCTGTTTGATTGCACAatttcactgatgttttttatggggggaaaaacacaaaaatatagttattttccacataataaatcattcttcttctacttttttctgcataaacctcttaaagtatcagcatcaaaatgtacttaaagtttgaaaagtacttgtcatgcagaatggacccactcagattgttttatatgttctattAATACAGTATTAAGTTCCATCCCACCGCTGGATACATGTCAGATATCATGACTCAGCTCCTCTCAGCCTGTCTGTTCTTGTCTGCTGTGTCATGATGCAGCTCGTACTCACTGTCTGGATTCACATGAGTCATGAGATCTGCAGAGTCGAACCACAATAAGTGACTCCTCAGCTGTGAATCATCAGTCTGCTGGGGTTCAGAGCAGCAAAAACTACAAGATTAAAGGTTAATCTCTGGCTGGACAGTTAAATATGGCACAGATGCATCATCTGtccagtggtggaggaagtatccagatcccttactgcagtaaaagtactaatacccactgggaaattactctactacataaaaatcatgcatttaaaaccttAAAATATCAGcctcaaaatgttcttaaaatatcaaatgtaaaagtactcgttatgcagaatggacccactcagattgttatttattattttttgatgcatttatgtaagtacaGTTTTTCTGTCATCAAGGCTACTGAATATAcggttatgtggtttaattttttcatcatcatttaaaACTGATCGTctgtttttcatattaaatttCAACCTGTACctcaagaaaaaagaaaaagaaaaagtgcagTATTTGCCACCTGTCATTGTCACACTTTTGCAGCTCTACTTGATTAAGtacttattattttaatgacCTCTTATCATTTTGACTAAATTTTATAATTAAGGATCGAAATTCTTTAGCAAAAAGTCAAAGTTTTTAGAGCTGACTGTCCatataaaacactgtaaaacactGAAGATGTCCCGGTTTTCAAAATTCATCAGGAAATTGTCCCAGTTTTTTTGTACCACAAGTTGCTTTTAATTGTATATTATTAAGAAGCTGTTTGAGTGTTCTGCTTTTACAGCtaaatatttctgtattatGTGGCGGGGAAACTGGTTCTTAGACTTCTTCCAGATCAGCTGATATCTGGAGAATCATTACCGCCTAAACCTTTGTTGCATgtaattctgtttctgtctgtttttctgtctgtttctgcctgtttttgtctatttctgtctgtttttctgcctgtttctgtccatttctgtctgtttttctgtcagtttcTCTGTCTAGtatcaaataaaagcaaattaaaaatgtgtgtgatgAAGGAATATGCAGaatcagcaaaaaaataaataaaaatgatccaAACATACAATTAAAGGTGCTTGGATTTTACTCTTCAAAAGATTTACGAACCTTTTTtgcaataatagtaataatcataattataataataaccttgTGGTTTCTTTACTACACTGTTAAAAGTCACCTTGTTTCatctcttttttcttcattttaacaaATCCTAGAAAATGTCTTTGGTTCAGGGATCCTAAAAAGCGCTTGAATTTACCCAGAGctgtttattataaaaaataatttgtttattatGTCTGTTGAGTCATTGAGTTTTTCCATTGTGCATGCTCTGTTTCTGcaactaaatattttttgtcttacGTAGCGTGGGAGGATCTGGTTCTTAGACTTCATCCAGATCAACTGAAATCTGATCAAAACCTTTGTTATGTTGCATGTAATTCTGTTCCTGTCCGTTTCTCTGTCAGGCTTCAACTGAAGCCAAACAAACCGACAGATACACGTGATGAAAGAAGCTGCAGAATCAGCATTTGATTGAAGAAGCAGGGcagtaaaatcagcagtagatcaGGTAGAAAATAGAGCCATTTTCAACAATCGTCTCCAAATCTGAGCAAGATTAGACTTTGATTTATGGGCTTGATTTTATTAAATTgaagccttttttaaaaaaccttatTTAAATGTCTGAAAGCTGTTCCTTTGTTAGACCATTTAGTCTTGATTTGAAAAGATCTTTTTCCTCACTTTTTCTGATAAACAAGCTCTATTTTGATGCGTTTCTAGGCACTCTGGCACATGATTTACATACAAAGAACGAAACAATTCACATTGTTTATTCattaatgtttgttgttgatCCCACTGCGGTTCTGAACCAGACCCACAATGCAACACTATGATCTGTAAGGGCTGTGCCTTTCATCCTTCTGGCTTAAAAAGAGTTTGGAGAGATGTTTCCTCAACTGGTCGGTTAGCTCAAGTTGGAAGTCTTGGAGCTAAAAAAAACTCAGGCCTGCAGGTTCAACTAATGGCTGTTAAGAATATGGTCTATCATGTAGAATTTTTAAttcatctgtgtatttttttaatgttaaatttatctctgactgcgtatcagtatcaaTGAACATACGTCAATAATCCAATGAGCtaagaattaagttggataaagctgcagtttgcaaactgaaagttgcaataacaattataaaacacacagaaatacaagaggattaattggagcaaaactagcttactgtatcaaaccttgctagcatggaTTActaagtttaatttgatccaaaacgtatttaaacacaaaaaacacacacaaatatgcaagattagtgtgaaaactaacctcatgcctctttgggggctaaaacataaaacattgaactccttgatgttttctttacagtttaaactcAGTTGATTTAGTGTAATGaatgacaggatcaagtctcgtccttccaaaataaaagcttctgttatcaaaacaggcttttgcatagtactgtatatatatattttattttgcccatgtatgcatgcagcgattaatcgattaattgaccGTTAACGTGAAAGATGATCAAATTGGCaagtttcttccaaacacccatccctaaTCACAAATCTATCATCTGATGGGTGACGGTAACTTTCGGGTTAACTTATAATCAGGCGAGGTCTCTTGGAGGTTTGATTGTGTGGTTAAGTGAATATTCAGTTAATAAAACAACTTCTTATGAACGCTACATTTGAGTTTCACCAGCTTCTTCCAAAGGTGACTGATTTTaccttctgagtacctttgcatacTCAAATCAGTGTAAAATCCTCATGGAAAAAgatctatttttattcatttcattcacTCTTTTTGTAATCTTTCAATGTCCGTCTCCAAAATCAGGATCAAAATTGTTCTTAGGCCCTTTTTGcattaacaaaagtgaaaaaatatgtgTGCATGGGCCCAAGATCTGATGAGATCTGCTGCAGAATGTAATGGGCCGAGCTGCACGCTTCATTTAAGTTTCATGGAAATCACAGCAAGAGTCAGACAAACAAAAGTGGAAAACATGAAGTATCTGGCGGAGGTTATTTAAGGGGAACATTAGCAGAACCGTGTGAAGCTGCAAAGTCACAAACATGATCCACGAACCAGCGCTCACCTTTTTATAGACGTACTGCAGCAGCGGCCTGCCTCTGTCCTCGGCCTCCTCGCCGTCCTCGCCGTCCTCCTGCAGGGCGTGAGTGTGTCTGAAGTAGGTCTGGGCGTAGACGTAGTAGAGGCCGGGCTGCGGCACCACCAGCTCCCCGTCCACCAGCTGCACGTCCTGCAGGAAGGCCAGCCCCTTCTGGCCCTCCCACCACGAGATCTTCTGGCCCTGGACACGACGCCCGGCTGAGACCGGAGctgcaggaaacaaacaaacaaacaaaaaaaaaaatgtttaggatacaatcaatcaatcacaaaCTAGAAGGATTTGATACGAGCTCATTCCCACCAAAAACAGCAAACATGGATGAGTCAGGAATCACAAaaggtaatatttttttattttaataagcccatataacatattttttatataataaaaatatatgagtAGTattaataatgcaataataattgtatttatctatataaatattgtaaatatgtgtttatttaaaatgtttatttatatatataaatctatttaaattaatattttaataaatggtattacaaataaaaattataagaataaagattatattataattattataggtttatttaaataaatattgtagaTTTATGTCAGATTTTGAGTCAAggttgatttaaaaacaaacactttgtaagtcaaaattatgagactCTTGAgtcaaaattttattttatttttaagacaaaatTATAACATTTATTCAGTCTGCCATCTAGTTTTGTTTGAAACTTTATTATGAGATAGCAGGAAGTTAAAATATCACTCACTaactcataattttgacttaaaTAGGaaacattttgatattttatctcataattttgagttGCTGGACCATcattttatttgattgattatttttaattaattttatattggggttttttttgttcaagatTTTACAACATGAACAGTTTTAATCCTAAATTAATTGTAATAGCTCATATTTGTTTTTGGACTCACCTCCTCCGTTTTGCTCCAGCTTGGGCACGAAGCTGCCAGTGACGTGGGCGGCCACTTTGGGGCGAGGTGAAGCCCTGTCCACCATCACAAGCGAGGGCAACACCCGGGAGACTTCATCTAATGTGGAAAAAGGAGACGAAACGCCGTCAAAGTGAGTCCATGAACACGTTTTTTATCTGAATCAGAAAGCAACAGTAGAAGTGAATCTAAAACACACTCACCTCTGACTACAGACGAGATCTGCTTCTGGTAACGATGAGACAGAGACTGcagacaaacagcagaaaatatttAGTAAACAAGCAAACCAAAACTAAACACTAATTCATAACCAGAATAAACTATGAAATTGGTTAGGGTCATTGTaggtaaaactttttttagtaagtttCAGAGAATATcctattttttctgtaattttcatCATGGAAAATCATGGaagttgttgctttttttctctgtataTATCGCCCTCCAACGGGTATGTATTGTTCTTTTCTACAATAGCACTAACATGCTGccttaataaacataaataacagTTTATCTGTTCGTCCTCCGGTCGACCTGCAGCCTTTTGTTTGACATCAGGATCAGAATAAAAAGGATCCGTAGGTAAGAGAcccctctctctcacacccGAGCAATATAACCAAAATAAGGCAcaattaattgttttgtgttaaaataatattttctcattttttctctcatttttaaacatatttttggttCACAAATCCATTACTGTAAtccgtccagataaaaatgtcatggtttccttacacttatatacaataaatatttaataagctttataaaaataaatataaatttgtttgaaatgtataatttaacagaatataatcaaacaatggtttttgacaatgtataaagaacaaaatctgaatgaaaattgatgaaaaatggttaaatgttacggtaatgatagaattgtttgcaataaaaatgtgtatattttaataaaatacattttggtgataccagctaccatTTAGCATATTTAAGCTtgctaaaaagaaaacaacctttcgttgtttttattttatttaagtatgtgttacggtaatgaatttagctcacagtgtctataaaaaatgtcagaaaacaccttaaaattctttaaaaagattataaattcatattaaacagtgactttagattgtatatgttataaagggtcaaagacaatatgtattcaatgctcttggattattgctatgagctgcaccatgttcatgagaatcacccggctgtgttttacatttctttagCAAACAAAAACTTCTGCCAAACCCATAAAAATCGATCTTCTAAGCTATAGTGAATACttgatgtttgtgtttcagtttccagaaatgtaaaataaattggAAAAATATGATGGAAACAAAAAAGAGGCATTCCGAAAGCATTAAAGGAGAGAAAACAGATATATCATAAAGTATAAAAGTTGTGTTTTCAGCTTTCATGAGTAAATTGTAACCTGgtgtagaaagagagagagcggtTTGTTTGTGGTTCCTGTTGGTTGCCAGTGGAGGTTGCAGAGGTTAATGGTTTccgctttaaaaatatttttacagcttCAGTAATAACTGAAAGAAAACACTCGTTTATGGGCTGAATGTACCTACAGTCAGCCAGCGTGAAGCagaatttatgaggaaaaaaacatctgtagAGTTATTTTCACTATAACTCCTCAGAACTTCATTTTGAGGGCAAATCAGGATGAAACTCAAAGGAAAAACCTGCAAATTTAGATTTTACGTATCAGCTTCCTCGTGCAAGATGCTcaactaaaaaatacaataaaataatcttaataaGGTCTTTTCTTCATGACATAATGACTTTGATGTGCTcaataaaattagttttatttgtctttatttatctCTTTTTATGTCTACCTTTATCCcctattttatatacatatatatatttatttttcttcttcttgtagtTCTGTTAGTTTCTCTTatatttaccactttaatctcagagaAGATTCAATCTTTATTATgagttttatttgtctttatatttctctttttatgtcttttattaaGTTAAAGTCTACCTTTATCTcctattttatatacatatatattttgttataattattttattttttaaatatagctgttacatgatcttttttttcattctaatattttattatgagttttatttgtctttatttttctaaaaataataataataagaaatatatatatatgtttttttattattattattattttattgtcattattttattttttatatatatagcttTTAAGTGATCTTTTTTCATTCTAGTCTATTGTttgaaagtataaaaatatatatataaaactgccCTTATTCTGACTGACATTGTGATATATGTTGATGAAATTGGAAAAATTTTCAAATTCTTAttgcaaaatgtattaaaatgatcatagtGTGATCTCAACTAAACTATATATAGCTTTTAagtgtaatatttttattattcattttatttgtctttattttactcttttatttagTTAAAGTCTACCTTCATCTcctattttatatacatatatatatttttattattattttatttttttatacatagcATTTACGTGATCTTTTTGTGAAACATTCATGAAATTGGataatttttcacatttttattgaaaaatgtattaaaatgatcatggtggGATCTCTATTtaacaaacttttttatttgaagTAAACTATTTGTCAGCTGACAATGTAATCAGaagatattttgatatttattttactttaacaaatattgcaccTTCCTTCCATTTTGCATATTGCTCGTCCATATTTTGATTAGATttattgtgcagccctatttttttttagccacaTCCTGAACAAGCATAAAGTAGAAGATGTgacctttttacattttggccttTCCGTTATAAGCTTTTCCGTTTGTGTTCGCCAAATAGGAACTGAGTCAGCAACAGCATCAGCGTATGTGACTGTGAAGCAAACAGCTTCATGAAATATGTTTCTAGATGTTCTggatgtaataaaaaaaggacaccatGTAACTTTTAGGCTCCTGGGAACCTTTAATGTGCTTTAATTGAATGTTCTGGCTCAAACCGTCCCGGCATCGTGTTTATATTCTGAACTAAATTTAATCAAGCAGCAGAGTCAGAAAATACCGGGAGAGTGTTATTCAAGAGTCAGTCAGAGGAGACGGAAGGAAAATAAACAGAACGCACAAatagaaaggagagagagagagagagagagagagagagagagagagagagagagagagagagagagagagagtgtgtgtgtgtgtgtgtgagagagtgtgtgtgcgtgtgcgtgtgcgagtgtgtgtgtgtgtgtgtgtgtgtgtgagtgtgagtgtgagtgtgtgtgtgtgtgtgtgtgtgtgtgtgtgtgagtgtgagtgtgagtgtgagtgtgtgtgtgtgtgtgtgtgtgtgtgtctgtgagtgtgtgtgtgtgtgtgtgtgtgtgtgtgtgtgtgtgtgtgtgtgtgtgtgtgtgtgtggtagcagCAGGTGAACACATTCCTGAGCTGATTAAAGCTCTCAGGATCTCTTCTCTCTCTATGAAGGAGCTCATTGTGCGTCTCAGACAGTCGTTGGATCATTTCACTGTTTCTGCTGCTCAGAGAGCCTCACAGTCAGACAGCGCTCATATAAAGTCATGAAAAGTTTGGAAAattgcttcatttttaatatagtCTGGAGTTTAACTGACGCAATCACTCGtgtacacaatttttttttaaattaaattaaattaaattatcgaTTTGCCATATTTGTTACCCTTACAATATTAAGTTtcataaatatagaataaaataattataataatataatacaatgaaacacacttaaaatatatatataaaaatatttttaaaaagaaataaataataataaaataatcaaaatatatgtataaaaataaaagataaaggtAGAATACAACTAGATAAAAtagtttgtgtatgtatatatataaagtataataattacaactttattatataaatatatataaataaatgtaaaaaaatgaataaataatactaaataaaaaaaataaaaaaatatatgtagactcaaactgaataaaacagataaaaagacaaaatgaaacaaaatacttttttaaaattatttttcattcttattattttaataaacctcataataaaataaaataataaaacaataaaataatgaataaataaataaaaacagggtTCATACGGCTTTTAAGAGTACTTTTCAAGCACCCAATATTCCCAGGATCCAGCCCTGTTACTGCCAATATTtatctacttttacttaagattCTGAATGTAGGAGTTTAACTTGTAAAGGCGTATCTTTAGGCAACTTTTCGTGAAGTAAaagctcttcttcctcctctgatAATAACTCTGGAGCTGATTTATCATTTGATTTGTTGGCCTGTGCAGCTGAAGTGTGGGGGGATTAGTAATGTCTCCAAACTCCAGAGAGGGTGGGGAGGTTTTTGATTCACAGCAGAGTTTTCTGGAGTGGAAACAGAAAAATTGAGCTGTGAACGCCAGAAATCTCAGCAGCTGGCCAAATAATCACTGAGTCATTAATACTGATCAACAAATACTGATATGTGGAGGTCACTGTGTGTTGCAGCAGCGGGACGTCATGCTTGAATCTGATGTGTTTCTGTTACACCTATTATAAAGTCTATAAAGCCTGTTCGCGTCAGAATCgattttaagattatttaactggtttataaatctcttaatggtcttagtccagctGATTTATCTGATATACTTTCATCCTATGAACCCTCGAGGACCCTTAGTTCTTCTGgccttttaataaaaccaaaagttagAACTAAAATCCACAGTGAGGCG harbors:
- the tnfsf10 gene encoding tumor necrosis factor ligand superfamily member 10 encodes the protein MTGSGPKLGVLLLLAVLLQTVVVTITVLHFTTALNSMKETFARSSVSCLTGADLQSVTAVRGDPCWQVTQQLHLLIEKSLSHRYQKQISSVVRDEVSRVLPSLVMVDRASPRPKVAAHVTGSFVPKLEQNGGAPVSAGRRVQGQKISWWEGQKGLAFLQDVQLVDGELVVPQPGLYYVYAQTYFRHTHALQEDGEDGEEAEDRGRPLLQYVYKKVSSYPVPILLMKTSRTSCWSRGSQFSLHSAHQGGLFPLSTGDRLFVTVTNASAVDMDEKSSFFGAFLIS